The following DNA comes from Flavisolibacter ginsenosidimutans.
TTTGTCTCTTGCCAGGGAATAAATATTGTTCAGCGTGTTGAACAAAAAATGCGGGTTGGTTTGGGAGCGCAGGTAATTCAATTCCGCTTCCTGTTTTTGAATGCGCAATTGTTGTGTGGCTTGTTTGAGTTTGGTGTAATTGTAAACGTGCCGCACAATGCCGAAAAAGAAAACAGAGCCAACGCTGTATGCCATCTGGTTTTCGAGCGCCTGTCCCAGCGAGGAAAATGATTTTAGCGGGGTATAAATACCCAGTTGAATTCCCAACAGCCGCCAAACGTAATAGCAGTAGGAGTACAATATCATGTGAACCCACAAAAGAAAAATCCCGAGAAGGATATTGTTGATCACAAATTTTCTTTTCCGCAACACAAAGGGAACAGAATATTCAAAAAGTATAAAATTGAGAACGGTAACATAAATAACGCCCCAAAGATTGTTGAACGCAAGGGCCAGGAAACGGTTGGGATAAATGTGCAAAGAACTAAATGCGCTCAAAAAAAGGAAGGCAAGTCCAGTCCATAAATAAAACCGTAACAATTTTACGTCGAGCGATTTCATCACGCTGTTTATACGGATAAATATCGGCAAATCTTTCTCCTGACGTTGTAGAGGCTACGGGATTGACATCCGGGTAAATGAACAACCCAAATTGGTCAATCAACACAGTTTCATTAGGCTTCTCTCTTGTTACTCGAGCAAACTTCATGATAAAGCAGTGGCGTTGTTTGTTTACGCTAACCCGTTGTTTGTTGACGGTAGCGAAAAGAACGTTCTGATATGAAATACTCTTGTTGTACAAAACAAAGCGTATGACAAAGACTATCCTCCACCTGCTTCTCTTCGCCACTGCTTTACTGCTTTGCACCTGCTCACTCGCACAAACAGAACCAACCGCCGCCAATTGGGAAACCTCGTTTATTGCATCAGTTAAAGAGTGCCGTCTGCCGGCAGAATCTCAAAAAAGTGAGAGGCAAAGTGAAGATGCCGCCACGAATACTTCTGTACAAAAAGCCATTGATTTCGCTACGGCTTTTGCCTTGATTTTGTCTCAAAATTTTTCTCTTTCAAACCAACAATGCCACACTCTCCAGGCTTTTATTCTTTTTGAATTTGTGTACTGAACGCTGTCTTGTTGCCTTCTACTTGAACGAGGTACGAGCCTGCGGCCAAACCCTGCAAAAAGAGTGTCGTTTGCTGGTAATTGCCCGCAACGGAAAGCGATTGCCGCATGAGAACGCGACCCGCCAAATCACGAACGGTCAGAACATAGATTCCGTTGGCAAGATTGTTCAGTTGCAGCGTAGCCAAGCCTCGCACCGGATTGGGAGAAACTACCAACGATACTTTTAGGCCACCGCTAAAATCAATG
Coding sequences within:
- a CDS encoding sensor histidine kinase, which translates into the protein MKSLDVKLLRFYLWTGLAFLFLSAFSSLHIYPNRFLALAFNNLWGVIYVTVLNFILFEYSVPFVLRKRKFVINNILLGIFLLWVHMILYSYCYYVWRLLGIQLGIYTPLKSFSSLGQALENQMAYSVGSVFFFGIVRHVYNYTKLKQATQQLRIQKQEAELNYLRSQTNPHFLFNTLNNIYSLARDKSDLAPESILRLSKILRFMLYETGGDYISIEQEIKIIDDYISLETLRYDETLRINFNYDIEDMKQAVPPLLLIPLVENAFKHGVSETRDQPFVDVHLSLRQRQLSFVVKNSAEAVSAEGGVKENIGLANLRRQLELLYKEFTLFVQHEKAVFTAELKINLSSHV